AGCTTGAAGTATGGGGAGAACGCGTCGGTGTCAGTGTAATCAAACAAGGTGAAGGTTCAGATCCTGCTGCGGTCATGTTCGATGCCGTTCAGGCTGCCAAGGCAAGAAAAGCGGATATCTTGATCTGTGATACTGCCGGACGCTTACAGAATAAAGTGAATTTAATGAAGGAATTGGAAAAAGTGAAACGCGTAATAGAACGCGAAGTACCTGGTGCACCTCATGAGGTGCTCCTTGCCCTTGATGCAACGACTGGACAAAATGCCTTGATTCAGGCTAAGACATTCAAAGAAGCAACGAATGTCTCGGGAATTGTTTTAACAAAGCTTGACGGTACGGCTAAAGGCGGAATTGTTTTGGCGATTCGCAATGAATTGGCCATTCCCGTTAAATTCGTCGGGCTTGGCGAAAAAATGGACGATCTTCAGGAATTTGATGCCGAAAAATATGTTTACGGCCTTTTTGCTGATATCATTGATAAAGAAGAGCTTTAATTATACGTTTTTAAACCGGAAGAAGTATTTTCTTCCGGTTTTTTGACATGGCTGTAGTTCAAGTAAGATCCATTGAAGTAAAATGTCCGGCTCCGAATTAGCCAAAACCCTTTATGACCATTAAATCAGATTGCCGGGTAAGAGGATTAAATAAAGGGACAATGAAGTCAACATGGACACAGTAAGAATGGGAGGAAATAAATTGAGGAAATATGAAATTGAAAAGAATGCACCTACATTGGAAGAATATAAATATTTGTGTGATTCTGTGGGATGGACCGATTATATGAATTTTGAAGTGGCGGAAACATCACTTAGGAACTCCATCCACTGTGTTACAGTCAAAGTCCAAAATCATATTGTCGGCATGGGTAGAATTGTTGGTGATGGGGCCATCTATTTCTATATTCAAGATATTATGGTTCATCCAGACCATCAAAAAAAACGGTATAGGAAAGGAAATCATGAATCATTTGGTTGAATATTTGGATACCCATGCGCCAGATAAGTCATTTATTGGTTTGTTTGCTTCACGAGGAAAAGAAAATTTCTATGAAAAATATCATTTTAAAAATTATTCTCCCAATATGACGGGGATGTTTACTGTAATTGAAAAAAGTGGTTAAATAATAAGCTTACAAATTGACAGTTATCCTAGAAAAGCGTTTTTACAGTCCATATGGGTGCTCCTGATTGGAATGGTTGATCACAGGACCTTATGTTGCTATATCGGAGGCTTTTTATCGTTTGTCAGTGAAAAAAGAAGAAATGGAATGTGCCCGAAAGTGAAGATCATCCAGCGCCACGTATCAATGGGTGACAGTTGCTTGTATCACAAATAATTGGCAGCATTCTTCGTTTTATAGTCCAAAGCTAGACTTGAAACGTCACCTTGAAGCAAGAAAAAGAAAAAAATAATGCCTCTAAACAAGTGGTAAGGAGTTTTGCTTGACATCAAATAAACAAGACGATACAATATAAACTTGTAAAGGGTTTTCACTTAACAGCAGGGAGGCTTGCTAAGATGCTTGAAAAGACAACGCGGATCAACTATTTGTATGACTTTTATCAATCGTTGTTAACAGAGAAGCAGCAGAGCTATATGTCCCTCTACTATCTGGATGATTACTCTCTTGGGGAGATTGCCGATGAATACGAAGTGAGTAGGCAGGCAGTCTATGATAATATAAAAAGAACAGAAGCGATGCTTGAGGAATATGAAGCAAAGCTATTGTTATTTCAAAAATTTCAAGAGCGTAACCAATGGATTGCTAATTTGAAGGCACTCATTGAAAAGGATTCCTTTTCTAAGGAGAAGCTGCTTGATGCAATCACAACGCTTGAGAAGTTGGATTAGGAGGCGGCAATATGGCATTTGAAGGATTGGCCGACCGACTGCAGAGCACGATGCAAAAGATTCGCGGAAAAGGGAAGGTCAACGAAGCAGACGTTAAAGAAATGATGCGTGAAGTTCGATTGGCCCTGCTTGAAGCGGACGTTAACTTTAAAGTCGTGAAGGAATTTGTAAAGCGTGTAAGTGAACGTTCGGTAGGTCAGGAAGTGCTGAAAAGCTTAACCCCCGGTCAACAGGTAATTAAAGTAGTTAAGGAAGAATTGACGGAGCTGATGGGCGGCGAACAGAGCAAGATTGCCGTTGCCTCGAAGCCACCGACCGTCATTATGATGGTTGGTCTTCAAGGGGCTGGTAAAACGACGACCACCGGAAAGCTTGCCAATCTTCTTAGAAAGAAATACAACCGCAAGCCATTGCTCGTTGCGGCTGATATTTACCGTCCGGCGGCGATTAAGCAGCTTGAAACACTTGGCAAACAATTAAGCATGCCCGTTTTTTCCCTTGGTGACCAAATCAGTCCTGTAGAAATAGCGAAACAGGCGATTGCAAAAGCGAAGGAAGAGCACCATGATTATGTCTTGATCGATACCGCAGGCCGTCTTCATGTTGATGAAAACTTGATGGGCGAACTGAAGGATATCAAAGAACTGACAAAACCGGATGAAATCTTCTTGGTTGTCGATGCAATGACGGGGCAGGATGCGGTCAATGTAGCCCAAAGCTTCAATGACCAGCTCGGCCTGACGGGAGTTGTATTGACGAAACTCGATGGGGATACACGAGGCGGTGCGGCACTTTCGATTCGTTCAGTCACGAACACGCCGATTAAATTCGTCGGTATGGGAGAAAAACTGGATGCGCTTGAAGCATTTCATCCAGAACGGATGGCGTCAAGGATTCTTGGCATGGGTGATGTATTGACCCTTATCGAAAAGGCACAGGCCAATGTTGATGAAGAAAAAGCGAAAGAATTAGAGAAAAAGATGCGTACAGCGACTTTTACCTTCGATGATTTCCTTGAACAGCTTGGTCAGGTGCGAAATATGGGACCGCTTGATGATATTCTGAAAATGATTCCTGGGGCGAACAAAATGAAAGGGATGGACAATCTTCAAATCGATGACAAACAGATCGGTCATGTTGAGGCCATCATCCGTTCCATGACGACCCATGAAAAGGAACATCCAGAAACCATGAATGCATCCCGCAAAAAACGGATTGCCAAAGGCAGCGGCAGATCGATTCAAGAAGTGAACCGTTTATTGAAGCAATTCGAAGAAATGAAAAAAATGATGAAACAGGTCACGAACATGCAAAAAGGAAAGAAAAAGGGATTCAAATTCCCGTTCATGTAATGGTTTATTTCAGGTTGAACTGAAGCGATGATGCAGGCTGAAGCCATGCATTTCAACACTTTTTTCACCTGTTAAGAAAAAAACCTTTACAAACATACAAGACATTTGATATCATACTATCTTGTGTGAAACTATTCGGAGGTGCTTATTTAAAATGGCAGTAAAAATTCGCTTAAAACGTATGGGAGCTAAAAAATCTCCTTTCTATCGTATTGTAGTTGCAGATTCTCGTTCACCACGTGACGGACGTTACATTGAAGTAGTAGGAACTTATAACCCGGTGACTCAACCAGCTAAAGTTGATATCAACGAAGAGCTTGCTCTTAAATGGTTACAAGATGGAGCTAAACCATCAGATACAGTTCGTAACTTATTCTCAACACAAGGCATCATGGAAAAATTCCATGTTGCAAAAAACAGCAAGTAATCGACGCTAGTTGATGAAAGCATTAATTGAAACGATTGTTTCAGCACTTGTGGATTTTCCCGAAGAGGTCAACGTGACCTCCAAGGAAGAGTCCGACCGGATTGTTTATATCCTCTCCGTTCATAAAGAGGACATGGGCAAGATCATCGGCAAGCAAGGGCGTGTTGCTAAGGCGATTCGGACTGTGGTATATGCAGCAGGATCTTCACAGCAGAAGAAAATCTATTTGGAAATTTCCGAATAAGGAGGGCTAATACCCCTCCTTTTTTTGTATCTCAAGAAATTGAAATCCAGGCTCACATCGCTTCTGAATATGGTTTCTTGTTAAACTTTACGCCTTTTTAAGACGCATCTTTTATCGATTTACGTTATACTTAAGAGAATGGCCCCCATTTTTCAAAAAGGTTACCCCATCATACATATTTTTTGAAGGAAATAAGAAATCATAGATAATAGGAGGTGCTGGAATGAAAATTCTCCAAAATGTAATCGTTAACCAAGTATTAACGGAATCCAGCAAGAGTCAGCTCCTCGAGAATTACAAATCAAAACGACTTCAGCTTCAAAAAGAGAGTGAACAACTCCGATTTGAACTGAAAAAGCTTGAAAAAACAAGAAATCTCCAGCCTGCCAGCCTGCGTGCCCATTTCGAAAAGGAAATAAATCAGAGGCAGGAAAAAATTAAACTGCTTGAATTTCAAATGGAACAGCTGGAAATCCTTCCTGCTGGAAGCGAATTGAAGGAGCGGGAAGTTCAAAGTATCATTGATGTGGAAATCGGGGCAGATTGGGACGAAATTATGGCAACGAAGACTATTGTCATTAAAGATGGGATCGTCTCGGAAATTCGTTAGAGGTGAAGTAATGGAAAACTGGTTTAATGTAGGTAAAATTGTCAACACTCATGGTTTATTAGGAGAGGTCCGAGTCATCTCTTC
This genomic stretch from Peribacillus muralis harbors:
- the ffh gene encoding signal recognition particle protein is translated as MAFEGLADRLQSTMQKIRGKGKVNEADVKEMMREVRLALLEADVNFKVVKEFVKRVSERSVGQEVLKSLTPGQQVIKVVKEELTELMGGEQSKIAVASKPPTVIMMVGLQGAGKTTTTGKLANLLRKKYNRKPLLVAADIYRPAAIKQLETLGKQLSMPVFSLGDQISPVEIAKQAIAKAKEEHHDYVLIDTAGRLHVDENLMGELKDIKELTKPDEIFLVVDAMTGQDAVNVAQSFNDQLGLTGVVLTKLDGDTRGGAALSIRSVTNTPIKFVGMGEKLDALEAFHPERMASRILGMGDVLTLIEKAQANVDEEKAKELEKKMRTATFTFDDFLEQLGQVRNMGPLDDILKMIPGANKMKGMDNLQIDDKQIGHVEAIIRSMTTHEKEHPETMNASRKKRIAKGSGRSIQEVNRLLKQFEEMKKMMKQVTNMQKGKKKGFKFPFM
- a CDS encoding putative DNA-binding protein, which encodes MLEKTTRINYLYDFYQSLLTEKQQSYMSLYYLDDYSLGEIADEYEVSRQAVYDNIKRTEAMLEEYEAKLLLFQKFQERNQWIANLKALIEKDSFSKEKLLDAITTLEKLD
- a CDS encoding YlqD family protein — translated: MKILQNVIVNQVLTESSKSQLLENYKSKRLQLQKESEQLRFELKKLEKTRNLQPASLRAHFEKEINQRQEKIKLLEFQMEQLEILPAGSELKEREVQSIIDVEIGADWDEIMATKTIVIKDGIVSEIR
- a CDS encoding KH domain-containing protein, with translation MKALIETIVSALVDFPEEVNVTSKEESDRIVYILSVHKEDMGKIIGKQGRVAKAIRTVVYAAGSSQQKKIYLEISE
- the rpsP gene encoding 30S ribosomal protein S16 → MAVKIRLKRMGAKKSPFYRIVVADSRSPRDGRYIEVVGTYNPVTQPAKVDINEELALKWLQDGAKPSDTVRNLFSTQGIMEKFHVAKNSK